A section of the Pseudanabaena mucicola str. Chao 1806 genome encodes:
- the psbD gene encoding photosystem II D2 protein (photosystem q(a) protein) yields the protein MTIAMGRSQEVERGWFDLLDDWLKRDRFVFIGWSGLLLFPTAFLAVGGWFTGITFVSSWYTHGLASSFLEGCNILTVAVSSPALSVGHSLLFLWGPEAQGDFTRWCQIGGLWTFLALHGAFALIGFMLRQFEIARLVGIRPYNAIAFSGPIAVFVSVFLMYPLGQSGWFFGPTFGVAGIFRFILFLQGFHNWTLNPFHMMGVAGILGGALLCAIHGATVENTLFEDGDGNTANTFKAFNPTQEEETYSMVTANRFWSQIFGIAFSNKRWLHFFMLFVPVAGLWFSSVGIVGLALNLRAYDFVSQEVRAAEDPEFETFYTKNLLLNEGIRAWMAPQDQPAEKFIFPEEVLPRGNAL from the coding sequence ATGACCATTGCAATGGGCAGGTCGCAAGAAGTCGAAAGAGGATGGTTTGATCTCCTTGACGATTGGCTAAAACGCGACAGATTTGTATTTATTGGTTGGAGTGGCTTATTGCTATTCCCCACCGCATTTTTGGCTGTTGGTGGCTGGTTTACAGGTATCACCTTCGTATCATCTTGGTACACCCACGGTTTAGCTTCTAGCTTCCTCGAAGGATGCAACATTTTGACCGTAGCTGTATCTTCTCCTGCATTGAGCGTTGGTCACTCCTTACTATTCCTATGGGGACCTGAAGCACAGGGAGACTTTACTCGCTGGTGTCAGATTGGTGGTCTATGGACATTCCTCGCACTACATGGCGCATTTGCATTGATTGGCTTCATGCTCCGTCAATTTGAAATTGCACGTCTAGTTGGTATCCGTCCTTATAACGCGATCGCCTTCTCTGGTCCTATCGCCGTATTCGTATCAGTATTCTTGATGTACCCATTGGGTCAATCTGGCTGGTTCTTCGGTCCTACTTTCGGCGTAGCTGGCATTTTCCGCTTCATCCTATTCTTACAAGGTTTCCACAACTGGACTCTTAACCCATTTCATATGATGGGCGTAGCAGGTATTCTTGGTGGCGCATTGCTTTGTGCAATTCACGGTGCAACTGTAGAAAACACCTTATTTGAAGATGGTGATGGTAACACTGCAAACACCTTCAAAGCTTTCAATCCAACCCAAGAAGAAGAAACTTACTCCATGGTTACTGCTAACCGATTCTGGAGCCAAATCTTCGGTATTGCTTTCTCCAACAAGCGTTGGTTGCACTTCTTCATGCTATTTGTACCCGTAGCTGGCTTATGGTTCAGCAGTGTTGGTATCGTTGGATTAGCATTAAATCTTCGTGCTTATGACTTCGTATCTCAAGAAGTCCGCGCTGCAGAAGATCCTGAATTTGAAACTTTCTACACTAAGAACTTGCTATTGAATGAAGGTATTCGTGCTTGGATGGCTCCTCAAGACCAGCCTGCTGAAAAATTCATCTTCCCTGAAGAAGTATTACCACGTGGTAACGCACTGTAA
- a CDS encoding type IV pilin-like G/H family protein gives MVQQTKTEQPELLLQVGDDNRENQLVLGTEQEAIADLPQDELPLQKPKKTKRSLLRWIVYGGLGFGILAIALPAFLGHRSMCGGYKARNAEGKTYVGSMNRAQQAFWLEKSAFANSIPALDLGIQEETSNFNYEIHRLPLVSYQYAIPKNDKVKGFVGAVFVVVPEDTQTEKKEITTVAILCESQGTGLQEKLSKPSLQNGKPTCPEGTLSLN, from the coding sequence ATGGTTCAGCAAACTAAAACAGAACAGCCTGAATTGTTGTTGCAAGTTGGCGATGATAATCGGGAAAATCAATTAGTCTTGGGAACTGAACAAGAGGCGATCGCTGATTTACCTCAAGATGAATTACCACTCCAGAAGCCGAAAAAAACTAAGCGATCGCTTTTACGTTGGATTGTTTACGGTGGTTTAGGGTTTGGCATCCTTGCCATAGCCCTGCCTGCTTTTTTAGGTCATCGGTCTATGTGTGGTGGCTACAAAGCCCGTAATGCTGAAGGCAAAACCTATGTGGGTAGTATGAATAGAGCGCAACAGGCTTTTTGGCTAGAAAAATCAGCCTTTGCTAATTCTATTCCTGCTTTAGATCTCGGTATACAAGAGGAGACGAGCAACTTTAACTATGAGATTCATCGTTTGCCACTTGTGTCCTATCAATATGCAATTCCCAAAAACGACAAAGTGAAAGGTTTTGTTGGTGCGGTATTTGTGGTTGTACCTGAAGATACTCAAACTGAGAAAAAAGAGATTACTACTGTAGCCATCCTCTGTGAATCTCAAGGAACAGGATTGCAAGAAAAGTTGTCCAAGCCATCATTGCAAAACGGGAAACCAACCTGTCCTGAAGGAACGCTTTCACTAAACTAA
- a CDS encoding pentapeptide repeat-containing protein, giving the protein MNSYVNYRYRDFQNQSFQSEFRKGEDKTADFTGARLKGCDFRGTGLTGADFSETAIAKDEKNFQKQCINMFLHIILGIPLGLAAWSLGRFVLIGCGGEVSNPYGWLTNPFVWIFAFATAAAVSQRRISNIYMGLIGLMVIAAINSTALMIVGIGVMIAAFGMSMFGLYLGYKKGAIAVGMVWMSVGVSSAISSGYSWIKYQEIHYAILFALLAIVPAVLATRAFNLHFAKVKMSAVTSFDDADLTNARFVNAVLENCDFSGANLAGIDWHGATLRNCKFPKGYSLDIQAAIAKNPEIIAVTNYVSL; this is encoded by the coding sequence ATGAATAGTTATGTCAATTATCGTTATCGAGACTTTCAGAATCAATCATTTCAAAGTGAATTTCGTAAAGGTGAAGATAAGACCGCTGACTTTACAGGCGCGAGATTGAAAGGATGTGATTTTCGAGGAACGGGGCTAACAGGTGCTGATTTCTCAGAAACAGCGATCGCAAAGGATGAAAAAAACTTCCAAAAGCAATGCATCAATATGTTTCTGCATATCATTTTGGGAATTCCTCTAGGATTAGCAGCTTGGTCCCTAGGTCGATTCGTGCTTATAGGCTGTGGTGGTGAGGTCTCAAATCCCTATGGATGGTTGACAAATCCTTTTGTCTGGATATTTGCATTTGCTACGGCTGCGGCAGTCTCTCAAAGAAGGATTTCTAATATTTACATGGGGCTAATTGGGTTAATGGTAATCGCCGCAATTAACTCTACAGCCTTGATGATAGTTGGGATAGGTGTGATGATTGCCGCCTTTGGGATGTCTATGTTTGGACTCTATCTGGGTTACAAAAAAGGGGCGATCGCGGTGGGTATGGTCTGGATGTCGGTGGGAGTATCTTCGGCAATTTCATCGGGCTATAGCTGGATCAAATACCAAGAAATTCATTATGCAATTTTGTTTGCTTTATTGGCGATTGTGCCTGCTGTTTTAGCGACTAGGGCTTTTAATCTCCATTTTGCAAAAGTCAAAATGTCGGCGGTGACTTCTTTTGATGATGCAGACTTAACAAATGCGCGATTTGTAAATGCAGTTTTAGAAAATTGTGATTTTTCAGGTGCAAACTTAGCAGGTATCGATTGGCATGGTGCAACCTTGAGAAATTGCAAGTTCCCTAAAGGTTATTCTCTAGATATTCAAGCGGCGATCGCTAAAAATCCTGAGATTATAGCTGTCACCAATTACGTCAGCCTCTAA
- a CDS encoding sterol desaturase family protein encodes MLEIPNVIKGIIILIFVFVPIEKIFAVHHKKLLREGWFTDICYYFSGYFIGHGTTKLLIIFALFGQGSIPTLSGFVSQQPLFLQVIVAIFIGDLCFYIVHYLMHTVPWLWKFHAIHHSSTHMDWLATVRVHPFEQILTKACQMIPLYWLGFSTEALAIYGIFSSAIAFFIHANISVRFPILKWIIVTPEFHHWHHDRHPKLYAQNLAVQLPILDYIFGTWHMPNKELPKQYGTELNIRTNYFNHLVYPFNHLFKSRKI; translated from the coding sequence ATGCTGGAAATACCTAATGTTATTAAAGGAATAATAATCCTTATTTTTGTATTTGTACCAATTGAAAAAATATTTGCCGTACATCACAAAAAACTATTACGTGAAGGTTGGTTTACAGATATTTGTTATTATTTTTCAGGCTATTTTATTGGTCATGGCACAACTAAATTATTAATTATATTTGCATTGTTTGGACAAGGTTCTATTCCCACCTTATCTGGCTTTGTTAGCCAACAGCCCCTTTTTCTTCAAGTAATCGTTGCTATATTTATTGGGGATCTTTGTTTTTATATAGTTCACTATTTAATGCATACCGTGCCTTGGTTGTGGAAATTCCACGCAATTCATCATAGTTCCACCCATATGGACTGGCTTGCGACTGTGCGTGTGCATCCTTTCGAGCAGATTTTGACCAAGGCTTGCCAAATGATTCCGCTTTATTGGCTCGGTTTTTCGACAGAGGCTTTGGCGATTTATGGAATTTTTTCGAGTGCGATCGCCTTTTTTATTCATGCCAATATTAGCGTCAGATTTCCAATTTTAAAATGGATTATTGTTACACCTGAATTTCATCATTGGCATCATGATCGTCATCCAAAACTATATGCTCAAAATCTGGCTGTACAGTTACCAATCCTCGATTATATATTTGGCACTTGGCATATGCCTAACAAAGAACTACCTAAACAGTATGGAACAGAATTAAATATTAGGACTAACTATTTTAATCATTTAGTTTATCCATTTAATCATCTATTTAAAAGCAGGAAAATCTAA
- a CDS encoding rhodanese-like domain-containing protein, producing the protein MERYQEQAKTKPTIVLYCTSGMRSIKANKYLSGRGYQVLTLTGGITAWRKQFTRSQDLQVLSEK; encoded by the coding sequence GTGGAACGCTATCAAGAGCAAGCAAAAACTAAACCCACAATAGTTTTGTACTGTACTTCTGGTATGCGATCAATAAAGGCAAACAAGTACCTAAGCGGTCGCGGCTATCAGGTTTTAACTTTGACAGGTGGCATTACAGCATGGCGTAAACAATTTACGCGATCGCAAGATTTGCAAGTTTTATCAGAAAAATAA
- a CDS encoding R3H domain-containing nucleic acid-binding protein, producing MDSIRKQVTDNLEQLLDILPPRIKNSLELCGGLEQLVEIVMDLGRLPEARYFDSTKYLTDDPITKEDLAICVKQVGEFGGDNRAGIERTLHRISAIRNRKGEIIGLTCRVGRAVYGTIAMIRDLVETGKSILLLGKPGMGKTTALREIARVLADDLNKRVVIIDSSNEIAGDGDIPHPAIGRARRMQVSQPELQHQVMIEAVENHMPEVIVIDEIGTELEALAARTIAERGVQLVGTAHGNQLANLIKNPTLSDLIGGIQSVTLGDEEMRRRGLPQKSILERKAQPTFDIAVEMWERYRWAVHSDVAATIDMLLRDRDPGRQIRSVNDAGEVTTTDEKPKNPEIVKNPVIKGWRASGRMKPIPLDPQVQNRSEIADLTSKLNSNPPSDNINEEEEEANELANVYGAMQERFGTLYVYLYGVSRHQTEQVIQSINLPIEITKDLDEADIVLALRSQIRTSSKVRQVAEARQIPIHAIKTSTLPQINRALRRILHIDESPADTITDLNMFAYGDSEDEIEALEETRLAVEQIVIPKGQPVELLPRSSIIRRMQHELVEHYQLRSESYGSEPNRRLRIFPNS from the coding sequence ATGGACTCCATCCGCAAGCAAGTTACTGACAACCTCGAGCAACTTCTCGATATTCTGCCACCACGCATCAAAAATAGCCTAGAACTCTGCGGCGGGTTAGAACAACTTGTCGAAATTGTGATGGATTTAGGCAGATTGCCCGAAGCAAGGTATTTTGATAGCACCAAATATTTAACCGATGACCCGATTACCAAAGAAGATTTAGCAATCTGCGTCAAACAAGTGGGCGAATTTGGCGGCGATAATCGTGCAGGAATTGAGCGCACCCTGCACCGCATCAGTGCAATCCGTAACCGCAAAGGCGAAATTATTGGTCTGACCTGTCGCGTCGGTCGAGCCGTTTACGGGACGATCGCCATGATTCGTGATTTAGTGGAAACAGGCAAATCGATTTTATTGCTAGGTAAACCAGGAATGGGTAAGACGACGGCACTACGCGAAATTGCCCGTGTCCTTGCCGATGACCTGAATAAGCGAGTGGTAATTATTGACTCATCTAACGAAATTGCAGGTGATGGTGATATCCCTCACCCAGCAATCGGTCGGGCGCGAAGGATGCAAGTCTCCCAGCCCGAATTGCAGCACCAAGTGATGATCGAGGCAGTGGAAAACCATATGCCTGAAGTGATCGTCATCGATGAAATTGGTACAGAACTCGAAGCCCTCGCCGCTAGAACGATCGCTGAACGTGGCGTGCAACTAGTCGGCACAGCCCACGGCAATCAATTGGCTAATTTAATTAAAAATCCAACGCTTTCAGACTTAATTGGCGGCATTCAATCCGTCACTCTCGGCGATGAAGAAATGCGTCGGCGGGGCTTGCCTCAAAAGAGTATCCTCGAACGCAAAGCTCAGCCCACCTTTGATATTGCTGTGGAAATGTGGGAACGTTACCGTTGGGCTGTACATAGTGATGTTGCAGCAACCATTGATATGCTTCTGCGCGATCGCGATCCTGGTCGCCAAATTCGCTCGGTCAATGATGCAGGCGAAGTGACCACCACTGACGAAAAGCCGAAAAACCCTGAAATTGTCAAGAATCCTGTCATTAAGGGTTGGCGAGCATCGGGTCGTATGAAACCCATTCCTCTCGATCCGCAGGTACAAAACCGTTCTGAAATTGCAGATTTAACAAGCAAATTGAACAGTAATCCCCCTAGTGACAATATCAATGAGGAAGAGGAGGAAGCTAACGAACTTGCCAATGTTTACGGAGCGATGCAAGAACGCTTTGGGACTCTCTATGTTTATCTCTATGGAGTCAGCCGCCATCAAACTGAGCAGGTAATTCAATCGATTAATTTACCAATCGAAATCACCAAGGATCTCGATGAGGCGGATATTGTGTTGGCTTTGCGATCGCAAATTCGCACTAGTTCTAAAGTGCGTCAAGTTGCCGAAGCCCGTCAAATTCCAATTCACGCGATTAAAACCAGCACATTACCTCAAATTAATCGTGCGCTCAGACGGATCTTACATATCGATGAAAGCCCTGCCGATACGATTACTGACCTAAATATGTTTGCCTACGGTGACTCCGAAGACGAAATCGAAGCCCTCGAAGAAACGCGACTCGCCGTTGAGCAAATCGTCATCCCTAAAGGTCAGCCCGTCGAGCTACTCCCCCGTTCATCGATAATTCGCCGAATGCAGCACGAACTTGTCGAGCACTATCAACTGCGCTCAGAAAGCTACGGTTCCGAACCAAATCGGCGGTTACGTATCTTTCCCAACTCATAA